One Mya arenaria isolate MELC-2E11 chromosome 7, ASM2691426v1 genomic window carries:
- the LOC128240618 gene encoding uncharacterized protein LOC128240618: MVTMTAASGVLLVTFLIGAVYGESKSSSVTKMVGQDVTLTCGIQNLSTYPTWVKQTRVDHGEDTSVSLSSRSLSMSTRIRIDNSILLLMNLTLDDSGNYTCSVPGQGNYTITLTVIQPAESWKQAVVGFGVTILSFLPGVFSIVTIVCYYRDFRRKDKSGDRTACWICACLGWSFLLFIASAVSTWFCLTRSDELFPWYIVFLCVLELLTVSTQIVMIVCKTQVANGNRQHIQTDDDEARVELGGEN; the protein is encoded by the exons ATGGTAACCATGACTGCGGCATCTGGAGTATTGCTTG TTACTTTTTTGATTGGTGCCGTTTATGGAGAATCGAAATCAAGTTCCGTAACCAAAATGGTTGGACAGGATGTTACATTAACATGTGGTATTCAAAACCTTTCCACATACCCAACGTGGGTAAAGCAAACCCGCGTGGACCATGGAGAAGACACATCTGTATCattaagttcaaggtcactcaGCATGTCAACAAGGATTCGAATTGACAACAGCATTCTGCTGCTGATGAATCTGACCCTTGATGACAGCGGGAATTACACTTGCTCTGTCCCTGGCCAAGGAAATTATACCATTACTTTGACTGTCATTCAACCCGCAG AATCATGGAAACAGGCAGTTGTGGGTTTTGGAGTAACAATTCTGAGCTTTTTGCCAGGAGTTTTTAGTATAGTGACAATCGTTTGCTATTACAGAG ATTTTAGGCGCAAAGACAAATCAGGAGATCGTACAGCATGCTGGATCTGCGCCTGCCTGGGATGGTCGTTTCTCCTGTTTATCGCAAGTGCTGTTTCGACATGGTTTTGTTTGACCCGTTCag ATGAGCTGTTTCCGTGGTATATCGTGTTCCTCTGTGTTTTGGAGCTACTGACGGTATCAACACAGATAGTAATGATTGTTTGTAAAACACAG GTAGCAAACGGAAACCGACAACATATTCAGACTGATGACGATGAAGCTAGGGTGGAGCTAGGTGGTGAAAACTAG
- the LOC128240619 gene encoding P2X purinoceptor 7-like, protein MHTERESVCCRDVEQTNFKLDVFNEEGHDIECITDHPGFGTVCLDRYVLETAYYQYRQQYGVPQQEDNEQQRYVAYRQFVRWCWGYLGREVRVLLPSCAVQRIRAQFPSQQYEGFQDS, encoded by the exons ATGCATACAGAGCGAGAATCGGTATGCTGCCGTGATGTTGAACAAACAAACTTCAAACTGGATGTGTTCAATGAAGAAGGCCATGACATTGAATGTATAACAGACCACCCCGGGTTTGGCACTGTTTGCCTTGACCGCTATGTGCTAGAGACTGCATACTACCAGTACAGACAGCAGTATGGAGTGCCGCAACAGGAAGATAATGA GCAACAGAGATATGTGGCATATCGCCAGTTTGTCAGATGGTGTTGGGGATATTTGGGAAGAGAGGTGCGTGTTTTACTTCCATCATGTGCAGTTCAAAGGATTAGGGCGCAGTTTCCATCACAGCAGTATGAGGGATTTCAGGACTCATAG
- the LOC128240615 gene encoding uncharacterized protein LOC128240615 isoform X1 produces MCHLPTKGKVCNVQGSAMAIKQVCECGHTRRWESQPKVRGVPAGNILLSAGILFSGCSPSKVLRIFDFINVLSISLSTFFSHQRTVLWPAIERVWTKCNDQLISVLLDREEELVVAGDGRSDSPGHSAKFGVYSMIDMHTGRVVAIELVQSNEVKSSYHMELEGLKRATDSLRRCGLSLAEIITDRHLQIQKWIRENLPGTVHSFDVWHIGKAVKKKLLALSKEKDCNIVCKWMKSITNHLYWSAASSQGEEGSMIAAKWTSVVNHVQDIHTGHGDLYQQCTHGPLEPREWLKKGSKAAAKMEDILLNKRLCKDIKNLSTGFQTSTLESFHSVINHFAPKMTAYSFHGQMCRQYLAALHFNENVQRGKKISKNGKFNLKIVFPKYKDDFSVKFVNDEMTFGYVKELLDMCIEICGEKNKMSTPAPPPLTSGKRKPTKVEVTRCLGKNKRLKY; encoded by the exons ATGTGCCATCTCCCTACCAAAGGCAAAGTCTGCAATGTCCAGGGATCAgctatggccatcaaacaagTTTGTGAATGTGGACACACCAGGCGATGGGAGTCACAGCCCAAAGTTAGAGGTGTTCCTGCTGGGAACATTCTTCTTAGTGCTGGCATTTTGTTCTCAGGATGTTCACCTTCGAAAGTGCTGCgaatttttgattttattaatgtattaagTATTAGTCTTTCAACTTTCTTTAGTCATCAAAGAACTGTATTGTGGCCAGCAATTGAGAGAGTGTGGACAAAGTGTAATGACCAACTGATAAGTGTCCTTCTAGACCGCGAAGAAGAGCTTGTGGTTGCTGGAGATGGACGTTCTGACAGCCCGGGACACTCTGCAAAGTTTGGTGTATACTCCATGATTGATATGCACACCGGGAGAGTAGTAGCCATTGAACTTGTGCAg TCCAATGAAGTGAAGTCAAGCTACCATATGGAGTTGGAGGGCCTTAAGAGAGCAACTGACAGTTTACGCAGATGTGGCCTGTCCCTTGCAGAAATCATTACAGACAGGCATCTGCAAATACAAAAGTGGATTAGAGAGAATTTACCTGGGACTGTCCATTCCTTTGATGTGTGGCATATTGGAAAAG CTGTGAAAAAGAAGCTCCTTGCACTGTCCAAGGAAAAAGACTGCAACATAGTCTGCAAGTGGATGAAGAGTATCACCAATCACCTTTATTGGTCAGCCGCATCCTCCCAGGGAGAGGAGGGCTCCATGATTGCAGCAAAGTGGACATCAGTGGTCAACCATGTTCAAGACATTCACACTGGACATGGTGACCTCTACCAGCAGTGCACCCATGGTCCCCTTGAACCCCGAGAATGGTTAAAAAAGGGCTCAAAGGCAGCTGCCAAAATGGAAGACATTCTGCTAAACAAGAGACTGTGCAAGGACATCAAAAACCTGTCCACAGGATTTCAAACGTCAACACTGGAATCATTTCACAGTGTAATCAATCACTTTGCACCAAAAATGACAGCATATTCCTTTCACGGACAAATGTGTCGCCAATACTTGGCAGCCctacatttcaatgaaaatgtgcaaagaggtaaaaaaatatcaaaaaatggAAAGTTCAACCTGAAGATagtatttccaaaatataaggATGACTTTTCAGTCAAGTTTGTGAATGATGAAATGACCTTTGGTTATGTAAAGGAACTTCTTGACATGTGTATAGAAATATGtggtgaaaaaaacaaaatgtcaaccCCAGCCCCACCTCCCCTCACATCAGGGAAAAGAAAGCCAACCAAGGTTGAGGTAACAAGGTGTTTAGGAAAAAACAAAAGGTTGAAATATTAG
- the LOC128240615 gene encoding uncharacterized protein LOC128240615 isoform X3: MGRSRCCVGGCSNVPGNGISLHTFPKEEKLRKQWIRSIQMTGSECSRAGWQGPSKNGSANAQLVCSEHFELTMFTMTTRTKWSLGLAYRTALKDEAIPTFFGDKIRKSNLDQVQARPVVRKREVRRILSDYNQKGQVDKSTAVTYTDAVPDLSPVNLGDMTANPPSTEFPVDAAELDMDMELDNSKRTVMQSAEIPPPVDQSSTAASALNLQQDLETHSTDAKIQSKKSCDDSLKRNMGKLKHTEMRSMNTSNKKASCACPKCCVTTAVRGTQVNRRPPPIKRKTKGQMYISRGSFLFLKTIF; this comes from the exons ATGGGACGGTCTCGGTGTTGTGTTGGGGGATGTAGCAATGTGCCAGGAAATGGAATTAGTCTGCACACATTTCCCAAAGAAGAGAAACTCCGGAAACAATGGATTCGTTCAATTCAGATGACTGGGTCTGAGTGTTCAAGGGCCGGATGGCAAGGTCCCTCGAAAAACGGTTCCGCAAATGCACAGCTTGTGTGTTCTGAGCATTTTGAGTTGACAATGTTCACGATGACTACCAGAACTAAATGGAGTCTCGGTCTAGCCTATAGAACTGCTTTAAAAGACGAAGCTATCCCCACATTTTTTGGCGACAAAATTAGGAAAAGCAACCTTGACCAAGTCCAAGCAAGACCGGTAGTGCGCAAACGAGAAGTGAGGAGG ATACTGAGTGACTACAACCAGAAAGGCCAAGTTGATAAATCAACTGCTGTAACGTATACAGATGCTGTTCCAGATTTATCTCCTGTTAATcta GGTGACATGACCGCCAACCCTCCATCCACTGAGTTTCCAGTCGACGCAGCTGAATTAGACATGGACATGGAGTTGGACAACAGTAAAAGAACTGTCATGCAg aGCGCTGAAATACCACCTCCCGTTGACCAGTCTTCAACAGCAGCCTCAGCCCTTAACCTTCAACAAGACCTAGAAACTCACAGTACTGATGCTAAGATCCAGTCAAAG AAATCTTGTGATGATTCCCTGAAAAGGAACATGGGTAAACTCAAACATACAGAGATGAGATCAATGAATACCAGCAATAAGAAG GCCTCATGTGCATGTCCAAAGTGTTGTGTAACAACTGCTGTCCGGGGTACCCAAGTGAATCGCAGGCCACCGCCAATTAAGCGAAAAACTAAAG GGCAGATGTACATAAGCAGAGGaagtttcttgtttttgaagacaATCTTTTAG
- the LOC128240615 gene encoding uncharacterized protein LOC128240615 isoform X2, with protein MGRSRCCVGGCSNVPGNGISLHTFPKEEKLRKQWIRSIQMTGSECSRAGWQGPSKNGSANAQLVCSEHFELTMFTMTTRTKWSLGLAYRTALKDEAIPTFFGDKIRKSNLDQVQARPVVRKREVRRILSDYNQKGQVDKSTAVTYTDAVPDLSPVNLGDMTANPPSTEFPVDAAELDMDMELDNSKRTVMQSAEIPPPVDQSSTAASALNLQQDLETHSTDAKIQSKKSCDDSLKRNMGKLKHTEMRSMNTSNKKASCACPKCCVTTAVRGTQVNRRPPPIKRKTKGTETLLEHHITYSTSSTQCCDSDIADEKSLTPACLEVPPAPHLLAFPLPAPVLASTPARKKGRVVVESTLNKSFMSTSSWGIY; from the exons ATGGGACGGTCTCGGTGTTGTGTTGGGGGATGTAGCAATGTGCCAGGAAATGGAATTAGTCTGCACACATTTCCCAAAGAAGAGAAACTCCGGAAACAATGGATTCGTTCAATTCAGATGACTGGGTCTGAGTGTTCAAGGGCCGGATGGCAAGGTCCCTCGAAAAACGGTTCCGCAAATGCACAGCTTGTGTGTTCTGAGCATTTTGAGTTGACAATGTTCACGATGACTACCAGAACTAAATGGAGTCTCGGTCTAGCCTATAGAACTGCTTTAAAAGACGAAGCTATCCCCACATTTTTTGGCGACAAAATTAGGAAAAGCAACCTTGACCAAGTCCAAGCAAGACCGGTAGTGCGCAAACGAGAAGTGAGGAGG ATACTGAGTGACTACAACCAGAAAGGCCAAGTTGATAAATCAACTGCTGTAACGTATACAGATGCTGTTCCAGATTTATCTCCTGTTAATcta GGTGACATGACCGCCAACCCTCCATCCACTGAGTTTCCAGTCGACGCAGCTGAATTAGACATGGACATGGAGTTGGACAACAGTAAAAGAACTGTCATGCAg aGCGCTGAAATACCACCTCCCGTTGACCAGTCTTCAACAGCAGCCTCAGCCCTTAACCTTCAACAAGACCTAGAAACTCACAGTACTGATGCTAAGATCCAGTCAAAG AAATCTTGTGATGATTCCCTGAAAAGGAACATGGGTAAACTCAAACATACAGAGATGAGATCAATGAATACCAGCAATAAGAAG GCCTCATGTGCATGTCCAAAGTGTTGTGTAACAACTGCTGTCCGGGGTACCCAAGTGAATCGCAGGCCACCGCCAATTAAGCGAAAAACTAAAG GGACAGAGACTCTGTTGGAACACCACATCACATACTCCACCTCAAGTACCCAGTGCTGTGACAGTGACATTGCTGATGAAAAGAGCCTGACACCTGCCTGTCTTGAGGTCCCTCCTGCTCCACACCTTCTGGCTTTTCCATTACCAGCCCCAGTCCTCGCCTCAACTCCTGCACGGAAGAAGGGCAGGGTTGTTGTTGAATCAACACTCAACAAATCCTTCATGTCCACATCATCCTGGGGGATATACTGA